In Lacrimispora indolis DSM 755, a genomic segment contains:
- a CDS encoding 2-oxoacid:ferredoxin oxidoreductase subunit beta — protein sequence MDKFTTYETAWCPGCGNFSILNSLKTALEELGIKPNEVLMVAGIGQAAKTPQYLSANSFCGLHGRALPAAVAAKIANEKLTVIVNSGDGDSYGEGGNHFIHNIRRNVNIAHFVHDNQIYGLTKGQASPTSGEGLITGVQTDGNRNTPLNPVLLAIASGAGFVARGFSGDSKQLVSIMKEAILYPGYAFVDILQPCISFNKINTFAYYKKMAAPLGDDYDPTDRLEAIKMSMEVSEKIPTGILYREEKTEFHRKNRLLKDGLPLLEQKTEESVLKNLIHSFI from the coding sequence ATGGATAAATTCACAACTTATGAAACAGCCTGGTGTCCGGGGTGCGGAAATTTCTCCATATTAAACAGCCTGAAAACGGCGTTGGAGGAGCTGGGCATAAAACCAAATGAAGTGCTGATGGTGGCAGGAATCGGTCAGGCAGCAAAAACACCTCAGTATTTAAGTGCCAACAGCTTCTGCGGGCTTCACGGAAGGGCCCTCCCGGCTGCAGTTGCTGCCAAAATAGCCAATGAAAAGCTCACTGTCATAGTAAATTCCGGAGATGGGGACTCTTATGGCGAAGGCGGCAACCACTTTATTCACAACATAAGAAGGAATGTCAATATTGCACATTTTGTTCATGACAATCAGATATACGGACTGACCAAGGGGCAGGCATCACCCACCAGCGGTGAAGGACTCATTACGGGAGTTCAGACCGACGGCAACAGAAATACGCCCTTAAATCCGGTACTCCTGGCCATTGCTTCGGGAGCGGGATTTGTTGCGAGAGGCTTCAGCGGTGATTCAAAGCAGCTGGTAAGCATCATGAAGGAGGCCATCCTTTATCCAGGGTATGCGTTTGTGGATATCCTGCAGCCCTGCATCAGCTTCAACAAAATCAATACCTTTGCCTATTATAAAAAAATGGCGGCGCCTCTTGGTGACGATTATGACCCGACGGATCGGCTGGAAGCCATTAAAATGTCAATGGAAGTCAGCGAAAAAATCCCCACCGGTATCCTATACCGGGAAGAAAAAACGGAGTTTCACCGAAAAAACAGGCTTTTAAAAGACGGACTGCCACTGTTAGAACAAAAAACAGAGGAAAGCGTACTCAAGAATCTGATTCACAGTTTTATATAA
- a CDS encoding MurR/RpiR family transcriptional regulator has protein sequence MYIVAYRLLNLLNDCEFGSTDAHIAKRLLDMIYEVEFLPIDQVAAKCHISKSTLSKFIKRLGFEDYKEFRDNVRNEKKRSIYTGNEQKLSMNQFIEAKGIEQYLKILSGDIKNFLSGINMEQIQKLAEALYEYEKVAAFGAVYSETVAMDFMYMIAEERKYIKTNLFDIKQEQFINQADENTLIIIFSNSGQYIYRDGLKALNSSKLFIKKTKGRIALITSNKEAAYDPCITYPVLYHLTTDVQNHLIIERVVVDLIVDVYRKIRKEKER, from the coding sequence ATGTATATTGTTGCTTATCGTTTGTTGAATTTACTGAATGATTGTGAGTTTGGTTCTACAGATGCACATATCGCGAAACGTTTGCTGGATATGATATACGAGGTTGAGTTTTTGCCGATTGACCAGGTTGCGGCAAAATGCCACATTTCCAAGTCCACACTTTCTAAATTCATAAAGCGCCTTGGTTTTGAAGATTACAAAGAGTTTAGGGATAATGTCAGGAATGAGAAAAAGAGAAGCATATATACTGGAAATGAACAAAAGTTGTCGATGAACCAGTTTATAGAAGCAAAAGGAATTGAACAATATTTAAAAATCCTTTCTGGTGATATTAAGAATTTTCTGTCCGGAATTAATATGGAGCAGATTCAAAAACTGGCAGAGGCTCTTTACGAATATGAAAAGGTTGCTGCATTCGGAGCCGTTTATTCGGAAACGGTTGCTATGGATTTTATGTATATGATTGCAGAGGAGAGGAAATATATAAAAACGAATCTCTTTGATATAAAGCAGGAACAATTTATTAATCAGGCAGACGAGAATACTCTGATTATTATATTTTCTAATTCCGGACAGTATATTTACAGGGATGGGCTGAAAGCTTTAAATTCATCTAAATTATTTATAAAAAAAACTAAGGGACGGATAGCGTTGATTACTTCCAACAAAGAGGCCGCGTATGACCCTTGTATCACGTATCCGGTCTTATATCATTTAACAACAGATGTGCAGAATCATCTGATTATTGAACGTGTAGTTGTGGATCTGATCGTAGACGTGTACAGAAAAATCAGAAAAGAGAAAGAAAGATAA
- a CDS encoding 2-oxoacid:acceptor oxidoreductase subunit alpha, with amino-acid sequence MYNILIGGAAGQGIDTTVAILEKLLKHSGYYIYTTRDFMSRVRGGHNFSLLRFGTEEITSHSDVLDGIVALNEETIDLHKHKLTAKGFILCDSSFAYPDGDSRVIKLPMNKTAKELGNVKASGSVGVGAVLKLFGEPFTYAVDVMAGVMKKEILDVNVKAAEAGYTAVEAKFKHLDGGYKDYMLISGSKALGLGAVAGGLKFYSAYPMSPSTAVLEYLASVGHEAGIVVEQAEDEIAAVNMALGASYAGARAMTGTSGGGFCLKVEALGFSGIAEIPLVAVDVQRPGPATGLPTRTEQSDLKFVISASQGEFPRLVIALRNHEDAFYQTFRALNLAEKYQLPVILLSDQYLGDTTACVKPFDTSGLELISHAREAEGEYLRYRITEDGISPRLIPGLTSHLVAADSDEHDERGWITESAEVRNQMVDKRMRKLKGLIQELLEPEFMGEEQCETLLLGWGSTYGPIREAVSLLNKNGNGSYGALVFGDIYPLPQEKLKTYAKNRTLINVEQNATGQLASLIREQTGIECHKSILKYDGRQISGEEIAKHVLEGGSK; translated from the coding sequence ATGTATAATATTCTGATTGGTGGCGCTGCCGGGCAGGGCATTGACACAACGGTTGCAATTCTGGAAAAGCTGCTGAAGCATTCCGGCTATTATATCTATACCACCAGAGATTTCATGTCCCGCGTGCGCGGCGGGCACAATTTTTCCCTGCTTCGTTTCGGGACAGAGGAAATAACCTCACACAGCGATGTTTTAGATGGGATCGTTGCCTTAAATGAGGAAACCATTGATTTGCATAAGCATAAGCTGACGGCCAAAGGATTTATATTATGTGACAGCAGCTTTGCTTATCCGGATGGGGATTCCAGGGTCATTAAGCTTCCCATGAATAAAACTGCGAAAGAACTGGGGAATGTGAAGGCCTCCGGCAGCGTGGGAGTGGGCGCGGTATTGAAGCTCTTTGGCGAGCCATTTACATATGCGGTTGACGTCATGGCAGGTGTCATGAAGAAAGAGATCCTTGATGTCAATGTAAAAGCGGCTGAAGCAGGATACACGGCTGTTGAAGCGAAATTTAAGCATCTGGATGGAGGATATAAAGATTATATGCTCATTTCAGGCAGCAAGGCCCTGGGACTTGGAGCGGTGGCCGGAGGGCTTAAGTTTTATTCCGCTTACCCTATGTCTCCTTCCACGGCTGTTTTGGAATATCTGGCTTCCGTGGGTCATGAGGCGGGGATCGTGGTGGAGCAGGCGGAAGATGAGATCGCTGCAGTCAATATGGCATTGGGTGCTTCCTATGCAGGAGCAAGGGCCATGACCGGGACCAGCGGAGGCGGCTTCTGCTTAAAGGTGGAAGCGCTGGGATTTTCCGGCATTGCGGAGATTCCGCTGGTGGCCGTTGATGTGCAGAGGCCCGGCCCGGCGACCGGTCTCCCCACAAGAACAGAGCAAAGCGATTTAAAATTCGTTATTTCTGCATCACAGGGGGAATTTCCCAGGCTGGTCATAGCTTTGAGAAATCATGAGGATGCTTTTTATCAGACCTTCCGGGCGCTGAACTTAGCGGAGAAATACCAGCTTCCTGTCATACTGCTCAGTGACCAGTATCTTGGAGATACAACAGCCTGCGTAAAGCCCTTTGATACCTCCGGCTTGGAACTGATCAGTCATGCCAGAGAAGCGGAAGGGGAGTATCTGCGTTACAGGATAACGGAAGACGGCATCTCTCCCAGGCTTATTCCGGGGCTGACCAGCCATCTTGTGGCCGCTGACAGTGATGAGCATGATGAAAGAGGCTGGATAACGGAATCAGCGGAAGTCAGGAATCAAATGGTGGATAAGAGGATGAGAAAATTAAAGGGCCTTATCCAGGAATTGTTGGAGCCGGAGTTTATGGGAGAAGAGCAGTGCGAAACCCTTCTCCTGGGCTGGGGTTCTACCTATGGTCCCATCAGGGAAGCCGTATCCTTGTTAAATAAAAATGGGAATGGAAGCTATGGCGCTTTGGTGTTTGGAGATATTTATCCCCTTCCTCAGGAAAAACTGAAAACCTATGCAAAGAACAGGACTTTAATCAACGTGGAACAGAATGCCACAGGCCAGCTGGCCTCCCTCATAAGGGAGCAGACAGGCATAGAATGCCATAAAAGCATTTTGAAATATGACGGCAGACAGATATCCGGAGAAGAAATTGCAAAGCATGTGTTGGAAGGAGGTTCCAAGTAG
- a CDS encoding SLC13 family permease: MKKMETVPGKSNGLSLDLKRWIYIGISIIVLMFIMNISLPASFTDIKDAPLTAEGQKALAILVFSLILWITEAIPFHFTGLLSMVLLALAGIDSFSNIVQIGFGNNTVVFFIGVFILSAFINKSGLGKRIVISCLSITGNNTKYVLLGFITVGALLSMWISNMAVAAMLMPLAKALLDDEGVKPMESNFGKALLISVAWGSLIGGFGTPAGNGPNPLAIGFMKDMAGIEMTFLDWMIYGVPISLIHIPVAWGLLLLVFKPEIKYLKKTNEEIKREAKNQPKFSRDEKVTLIVFVITVLLWLFSPQVSALLGVSIPISLPVIFTTMLFFFPGVSKTKYKEIEKEISWSSIILVLSGISLGMILYNTGVANWIALGLLGSIGEFGAFMMIFIVVLSISFMNIALSSATVSASIVIPIVIQLSMTIGVPTLSIAFPAALATSQAFILITSTPTNVIAYSAGYFSIKDFAKIGVIMSIASCVIVALSMLGIGLMTGLY; this comes from the coding sequence ATGAAAAAAATGGAAACCGTACCCGGTAAATCAAATGGTTTATCTTTAGATTTAAAAAGATGGATTTATATAGGTATTAGTATTATTGTGTTGATGTTTATTATGAATATTAGCTTGCCGGCATCTTTTACAGATATAAAGGATGCACCGTTAACAGCTGAAGGACAAAAAGCACTGGCTATTTTAGTTTTCTCTCTCATACTTTGGATAACAGAAGCAATACCTTTTCACTTTACAGGTTTACTGTCAATGGTATTATTAGCATTGGCTGGAATTGATTCCTTTTCTAATATTGTTCAAATAGGTTTTGGAAATAACACTGTTGTGTTTTTTATAGGTGTGTTTATCCTCAGTGCATTTATCAATAAATCAGGACTTGGAAAAAGAATTGTTATCAGTTGTCTTTCAATAACCGGAAATAATACAAAATACGTTTTATTAGGCTTTATAACAGTAGGTGCTTTATTATCAATGTGGATTTCAAATATGGCTGTTGCTGCTATGCTTATGCCCTTGGCCAAAGCTCTTTTAGATGATGAAGGGGTAAAGCCAATGGAAAGTAACTTTGGTAAAGCTCTTCTCATTTCTGTTGCATGGGGTAGCTTAATAGGAGGCTTTGGAACTCCTGCAGGAAATGGCCCAAATCCATTAGCAATTGGTTTTATGAAAGATATGGCGGGAATTGAAATGACATTCTTAGATTGGATGATATATGGAGTTCCAATTTCATTAATACATATTCCTGTTGCATGGGGTCTACTTTTATTAGTATTTAAACCTGAAATTAAGTATCTTAAAAAAACAAATGAAGAAATTAAAAGAGAAGCAAAAAATCAACCTAAGTTCAGTCGTGATGAAAAAGTAACCCTAATTGTTTTTGTTATTACAGTTTTACTTTGGCTATTTTCCCCTCAAGTATCAGCATTATTAGGCGTTTCAATTCCAATTTCATTGCCGGTTATTTTTACCACAATGCTTTTTTTCTTCCCGGGTGTTAGTAAAACAAAATACAAAGAAATTGAAAAAGAAATTTCCTGGAGTAGTATCATATTAGTTCTTTCCGGTATATCACTTGGTATGATACTTTATAACACTGGAGTTGCAAACTGGATCGCTCTTGGTTTATTAGGAAGCATAGGTGAATTTGGCGCCTTTATGATGATTTTTATTGTTGTATTAAGTATATCGTTTATGAATATTGCTCTTTCAAGTGCTACAGTATCTGCAAGTATTGTTATTCCAATTGTTATACAGCTTTCTATGACTATTGGAGTTCCTACATTATCTATTGCATTCCCTGCAGCATTAGCAACTTCTCAAGCATTTATTTTAATTACTTCTACTCCAACAAACGTAATTGCATATTCGGCCGGTTATTTTTCAATCAAAGATTTTGCAAAAATAGGAGTAATTATGTCTATTGCTTCTTGTGTAATAGTAGCTTTAAGCATGCTTGGTATTGGATTAATGACAGGATTATACTAA
- a CDS encoding PTS mannose/fructose/sorbose transporter subunit IIAB, which translates to MYYIIASHGEYAEACKKSCEMISGAAPQFTVVTFTEEMTKESVENAYRKILVEKGSEQCQAIITDIKGGTPYNAAITIRHEYPSVALVSGLCLGMLIALSIGDTLESAMEQSKEIITGEGVSAEKKTKKVAESAEPVENNGIVNFRLDERLIHGQVATFWTRTLGVTRIMIVDNDILSDEISKRALQAAVPSGIRLSVLSVASAARKLNKGAYTGQRVFLIVRKTETIHELLEAGIKVKEVNIGNMGVKDGRKQITKSIYCTKEEIKDILDIEKSGVQVYAQMVPNDDKKKFTSFINEVRRY; encoded by the coding sequence ATGTATTATATTATTGCTTCACATGGCGAATATGCTGAGGCTTGTAAAAAGAGCTGTGAAATGATCTCTGGAGCAGCACCTCAGTTTACAGTTGTGACTTTTACAGAAGAAATGACAAAAGAATCGGTTGAGAATGCTTACAGAAAGATTCTTGTGGAAAAAGGATCAGAACAGTGCCAGGCAATTATTACCGACATAAAAGGAGGGACGCCTTATAACGCAGCAATTACCATAAGACATGAGTATCCATCTGTTGCGCTGGTATCAGGACTATGTCTGGGTATGCTGATTGCATTGAGTATAGGTGATACGCTGGAGAGTGCAATGGAACAGTCAAAAGAAATAATTACCGGAGAAGGGGTATCTGCGGAAAAAAAGACAAAGAAAGTTGCTGAATCTGCTGAGCCGGTGGAAAATAACGGTATTGTGAATTTCAGGCTGGATGAACGTCTGATTCACGGCCAGGTGGCAACCTTTTGGACACGTACCCTTGGTGTCACAAGAATTATGATAGTGGACAACGATATCTTAAGCGATGAGATCAGCAAAAGGGCTCTGCAGGCAGCAGTTCCGTCAGGTATCAGGCTAAGTGTCCTGTCAGTAGCTTCTGCGGCGAGGAAGCTGAACAAAGGTGCATACACAGGACAGAGAGTATTCCTCATTGTGAGAAAGACGGAAACAATCCATGAACTGCTTGAAGCAGGGATCAAAGTAAAGGAAGTAAACATTGGGAACATGGGAGTGAAAGACGGACGGAAACAAATTACAAAATCAATATATTGCACGAAAGAAGAAATTAAGGATATTCTGGATATTGAGAAATCCGGCGTACAAGTCTATGCTCAGATGGTTCCCAATGACGATAAGAAAAAATTCACGTCTTTCATAAATGAAGTGAGGAGGTATTGA